The following coding sequences are from one Cryptococcus deuterogattii R265 chromosome 1, complete sequence window:
- a CDS encoding malonic semialdehyde reductase → MPSSKPLFNTTRLQGKTAVVTGASGGIGAATAVLFARAGCNVILLARRQDALSKVAQQCKEEGADGIKVFTKTLDVNDRTSVEGLVPALKKEGFETFDVLVNNAGGAIGKDKIGEISLADIDTMISTNFISLMQITQLFLNEMKKVDTGHIINIGSIAGREPYAGGGVYCAVKHAVRSFTTTLLKEVVATGVRVTEVAPGFVETNFSVTRFRGDETAAKKVYEGMQPLLAEDIAEEIVWCALRPPHVQIAEMVVLPNAQASAEIIARKTQL, encoded by the exons ATGCCCTCCTCAAAGCCACTCTTCAATACCACACG TCTCCAAGGCAAGACCG CCGTCGTGACCGGTGCGTCCGGTGGTATTGGAGCTGCTACTGCTGTTCTCTTTGCCCGAGCTGGATGCAATGTTATCCTCCTCGCTCGTCGTCAAGATGCCCTCAGCAAGGTCGCCCAGCAatgcaaggaagaaggcgctGATGGCATCAAGGTGTTTACCAAAACGCTTGATGTGAATGATAGGACGTCTGTAGAAGGTTTGGTTCCTGcgctcaagaaggagggtttTGAGACTTTTGATGT CTTGGTTAACAATGCCGGTGGTGCTATTGGCAAGGATAAAATTGGAG AAATCT CCCTAGCAGACATTGACACCATGATCTCCACCAACT TCATCTCCCTCATGCAAATCACCCAGCTCTTTTTGAacgagatgaagaaggtcgatACTGGC CACATCATTAACATTGGCTCCATTGCTGGCCGTGAGCCTTATGCGGGT GGCGGTGTGTACTGCGCCGTCAAGCATGCCGTTAGGtccttcaccaccaccctctTGAAAGAAGTCGTCGCTACCGGTGTTCGAGTGACAGAAGTTGCTCCCGGATTTGTGGAGACTAATTTTTCGGTCACAAGGTTTAGAGGCGACGAGACTGCTGCCAAGAAGGTCTATGAAGGGATGCAACCTC TGCTGGCTGAGGATATCGCCGAAGAAATCGTCTGGTGTGCGCTTCGGCCCCCTCATGTACAGATTGCCGAAATGG TGGTTCTCCCCAACGCCCAGGCTAGTGCAGAGATTATTGCCAGGAAGACCCAATTATAG